The following proteins are co-located in the Bathymodiolus thermophilus thioautotrophic gill symbiont genome:
- a CDS encoding CTP synthase — MATKYIFITGGVVSSLGKGIASASLATLLESRGLKVTLLKLDPYINVDPGTMSPFQHGEVFVTNDGAETDLDLGHYERFVRLQLGKRNNFTAGRVYQRVIERERRGDYLGATVQIVPHITNEIKELTQAGAVGADVALVEIGGTAGDIESLPFLEAIRQLGLELGRENTLFIHLTLLPYIKVAGELKTKPTQHSVKELRGIGIQPDILICRSEHELPDEERAKIALFTNVASDSVFTSLDVDTIYKVPRALHDQGLDDVVVKKLSLDCKPTDLSEWDTVVERLNAPTASVDIAMVGKYMDLTEAYKSLSEALLHASINTQIKVNIHYFDSEDIEKTGANCLSNMSAILVPGGFGNRGVEGKIATVTYARENNIPYLGICLGMQVAVIEYARNVANMEGANSTEFDSSAPYPVVGLITEWQDEEGNKQRRDEDSDLGGTMRLGGQECALSANSKAREIYGKEVITERHRHRYEVNNTLIEPLAAAGMRISGRSIDGSLVEMVEIIDHPWFVACQFHPEFTSSPRDGHPLFESFVKAALEVRNLILSS; from the coding sequence ATGGCAACAAAATACATATTTATCACTGGTGGCGTGGTTTCTTCCTTGGGCAAGGGCATCGCTTCCGCTTCTTTGGCGACACTCCTTGAATCTCGTGGTTTAAAAGTAACCCTGCTGAAACTTGACCCTTATATCAATGTTGACCCCGGCACAATGAGCCCGTTTCAACATGGTGAAGTTTTTGTGACCAACGATGGGGCGGAAACGGATTTGGATTTAGGGCATTATGAGCGTTTTGTGCGCTTGCAATTGGGTAAGAGAAATAATTTTACCGCAGGGCGTGTATATCAGCGTGTGATTGAGCGGGAACGGCGGGGTGATTATCTTGGTGCAACGGTGCAAATTGTGCCGCATATTACCAATGAAATTAAAGAATTGACACAAGCTGGGGCAGTTGGAGCAGATGTTGCTTTGGTTGAGATTGGTGGCACGGCAGGTGATATTGAATCTTTGCCATTTTTAGAAGCCATTCGGCAGTTGGGGCTTGAACTGGGTCGTGAAAACACTTTATTTATACACCTAACTTTATTGCCCTATATCAAAGTTGCAGGCGAACTCAAAACTAAGCCAACTCAGCACTCTGTGAAAGAATTGCGTGGCATTGGCATTCAGCCTGATATTCTTATTTGCCGTTCTGAACATGAATTACCTGATGAAGAACGCGCTAAGATTGCTTTATTTACCAATGTAGCCTCAGATTCCGTGTTCACTTCGCTGGATGTGGATACCATTTATAAAGTGCCAAGGGCGTTGCACGATCAAGGTTTGGATGATGTTGTGGTGAAGAAATTGTCACTTGATTGTAAGCCGACTGATTTAAGCGAATGGGATACAGTGGTTGAGCGACTGAATGCACCCACTGCAAGTGTTGATATTGCCATGGTAGGTAAATATATGGATTTAACCGAGGCATACAAGTCGTTATCAGAGGCTTTATTGCACGCCAGCATCAATACCCAAATTAAAGTTAATATTCATTATTTTGACTCTGAAGACATTGAAAAAACAGGCGCAAATTGCCTAAGTAATATGAGTGCAATTTTGGTACCCGGTGGTTTTGGCAATCGTGGTGTTGAAGGCAAAATTGCCACAGTAACTTATGCGCGTGAAAACAACATTCCTTATTTGGGCATTTGTTTAGGCATGCAAGTTGCCGTGATTGAATATGCACGCAATGTGGCAAATATGGAGGGTGCTAATAGCACTGAGTTTGATTCTTCTGCACCTTATCCAGTGGTGGGCTTGATTACTGAATGGCAGGATGAAGAGGGCAATAAGCAGAGGCGTGATGAAGATTCAGATTTAGGCGGGACAATGCGTTTAGGTGGGCAGGAATGCGCTTTGTCTGCCAACTCTAAAGCCAGAGAAATTTATGGCAAAGAGGTGATTACCGAACGCCATCGCCATCGTTATGAGGTTAACAATACTTTGATTGAGCCATTGGCAGCAGCAGGTATGCGGATTTCTGGTCGTTCAATTGATGGTTCTTTGGTGGAAATGGTGGAAATTATCGACCATCCGTGGTTTGTGGCTTGTCAATTCCACCCAGAATTTACTTCTTCGCCACGAGACGGGCATCCGTTGTTTGAGAGTTTTGTTAAGGCTGCTTTAGAAGTGCGTAATCTTATTTTATCTTCGTGA
- the msbA gene encoding lipid A export permease/ATP-binding protein MsbA has translation MGYKNFISRLFFYLKPHIIKLVFTSLTIILATALESSIPEVTGRIIDDLFIGDRNQQTAIFYAGLLLVIIILSSLFSLTSTATSSWVSNKVIMDLRSDMFAKLIKLPKAYFDQHPTGKILSKLTYDVEQIASAASTMWLSFVKSFVFVVILIGYLFYKSWALSLSLIVFFPLMFLAVKLSSNRMRNASKQVQQSMGNMTHLLDENISGNSLIKIYNAQHQESNKFGNLIKNIRQQRFKVDMTGALNVAFVNTLIGLSLSGVVYFSAIYLKMSAGDFLSYFTAMGMLIKPAKSLININKPLQTAMAAGESVFGLMDEKLEENTGKKQLNNAKGAIQFKQVCFGYAEDNLVLNNINLDIKAGDTVAIVGSTGSGKTTIIQLLAKFYSPNSGSITIDGADINHFDLSSLRAQIAFVDQHVRLFNDSVKGNIALGQTNTMSNEKIENAAKVANAYEFIQALGAQFDAEIGEDGVKLSGGQRQRLAIARAIAKDSPILILDEATSALDSATEKQVQTAIDKMQKNRTTIIIAHRLSTVQKADKIVVLHQGKIVEQGTHQDLLDANGEYASLYKYQFD, from the coding sequence ATGGGCTACAAAAACTTTATTTCAAGGCTGTTTTTTTATCTAAAGCCACACATCATCAAACTTGTCTTTACCTCGCTGACAATAATATTAGCGACGGCTTTAGAAAGTTCAATTCCCGAAGTAACGGGACGCATTATTGACGACCTCTTTATTGGTGATCGCAATCAACAAACTGCTATATTTTATGCGGGCTTATTGTTGGTAATTATTATACTAAGCTCTTTGTTTTCACTCACTTCCACGGCGACCAGTTCGTGGGTTTCTAACAAAGTAATTATGGATTTGCGTAGCGATATGTTCGCTAAGTTAATCAAATTACCAAAGGCTTATTTTGACCAGCATCCAACCGGAAAAATTCTTTCTAAATTAACCTATGATGTTGAGCAAATTGCCAGTGCGGCTTCCACAATGTGGCTGAGTTTTGTTAAATCTTTCGTGTTTGTGGTGATTCTCATTGGTTATTTGTTTTATAAAAGTTGGGCGCTTAGTTTGAGTTTGATTGTGTTTTTTCCCTTGATGTTTTTGGCTGTTAAATTATCCTCCAATCGTATGCGCAACGCCAGCAAACAGGTGCAACAATCAATGGGCAATATGACGCACTTGCTTGATGAAAACATTTCTGGCAATTCGTTGATTAAAATTTATAATGCACAACATCAAGAAAGCAATAAGTTTGGCAATTTAATTAAAAACATTCGTCAACAACGCTTTAAAGTAGATATGACTGGCGCTCTCAATGTAGCATTTGTCAATACTTTAATTGGTTTGTCTCTGAGTGGCGTGGTGTATTTTTCTGCCATTTATCTAAAAATGAGTGCAGGCGATTTTTTGTCTTATTTCACCGCAATGGGCATGCTAATCAAACCTGCAAAAAGTTTGATTAATATTAACAAACCCTTGCAAACTGCCATGGCAGCTGGCGAAAGTGTGTTTGGGCTGATGGATGAAAAATTAGAAGAAAACACAGGGAAAAAACAACTTAATAACGCTAAAGGTGCCATTCAATTTAAACAAGTTTGTTTTGGGTATGCAGAGGATAATCTCGTTCTAAATAATATTAATTTAGACATTAAAGCCGGTGATACCGTTGCCATTGTTGGCTCTACAGGCAGTGGAAAAACCACCATTATTCAATTATTGGCAAAATTTTATTCGCCAAACTCAGGCTCTATCACCATTGATGGCGCCGACATCAATCATTTTGACCTTAGTTCATTGCGTGCGCAAATCGCCTTTGTTGATCAGCATGTGCGCCTATTTAATGACAGTGTAAAGGGCAATATCGCCCTTGGTCAGACCAACACCATGAGCAATGAAAAAATTGAAAATGCCGCCAAAGTTGCCAACGCTTATGAATTTATACAGGCGTTAGGCGCTCAGTTTGACGCTGAAATTGGCGAAGATGGCGTTAAACTCTCTGGTGGACAACGGCAACGATTAGCCATTGCCAGAGCAATCGCCAAAGACAGTCCAATTTTAATCCTTGATGAAGCCACCTCAGCACTAGATTCTGCCACCGAAAAACAAGTGCAAACTGCCATCGATAAAATGCAAAAAAACCGCACCACTATCATCATTGCACACCGCCTTAGCACGGTACAAAAAGCAGATAAGATTGTGGTCCTTCACCAAGGGAAAATTGTCGAGCAAGGCACGCACCAAGACTTACTTGATGCCAATGGCGAATACGCCTCATTATACAAATATCAATTCGACTAA
- a CDS encoding autotransporter outer membrane beta-barrel domain-containing protein — protein sequence MNILNRFIVSALLVLFASQTFAIDESQNPVVIKVERTSDNTMIVTFNQPVKLPASSSTIKITLYSGTTYYVGEAVQGRVFETELINPVSNYSQQMKIKLNNGFAKADESGNNSATLILTAILAKNTNNSAVQDYIKFNFIFAKLVITSDSALNTNKGSIFNHLLTAIDPAAIFSITEDSSGLFSLNNNTLTFNATNTNTTSYTVKIKATTGTRVNQNAEQTITITVNDTPLQQKPSVNVSKKQTITQVTLEAAATDPDGDDNALTYQWTQTAGTPSVTLANANTATATFTPTDAMSGKTLTFKVTVTDTDNKTTEVSISVTITRALTIITDNIVTPENADKIITLVANKEGATFVIVEGADASRFTINGNDLTFKATDYEKEKDSKTYSVNIKATKGDETATKTITVTLTNIDEAPTNLIITGGGKIDTGKIVTLTAHADDVDSEITYTWTQTTGTPLNKDLTNTPTISFTTTPVMEGETFTFKVVATGDGQTIETTTTVTVNNAETTAIAKAAAIRKESKAAVKILLSRVSKTIISRLSYLRHQQNKRSNFDANGFAEGIQVNFADTQTNTLVNHILNANELNNTIKTPIPKINSWDTWTSAKIVIGESNGENTDKTKFSLKSFNIGIDKQLNRDTTLGFSLGFGKEERTVTGNDFSGDVDTNQWSLSSYGALEIDKQNSIEAILGITQGAHKTNVINQNSNSLFASIAYRANLQTDEFNLSPFLRYDINSIKITDNILTSETATDNNFAIGIDINNEVAYQNSKLNHFLSVEYKANLGQNDDEEDYLSQNAKQEIELKIGIDYQEGDTSTSVNYQRIQSTNNEAYSNIIEGTLRWKF from the coding sequence ATGAATATACTTAATCGCTTTATTGTCAGCGCCTTATTGGTTTTATTTGCCTCACAAACATTTGCCATTGATGAGTCACAAAACCCAGTCGTTATAAAAGTCGAAAGAACAAGCGATAATACGATGATCGTTACTTTTAACCAACCTGTTAAACTTCCCGCATCATCTAGCACAATAAAAATAACACTCTATTCTGGCACTACATATTATGTAGGTGAAGCAGTTCAAGGTAGGGTTTTTGAAACAGAACTTATAAATCCAGTTTCTAATTACAGTCAACAAATGAAAATTAAGCTTAACAACGGTTTTGCGAAAGCCGACGAGAGTGGCAACAATTCAGCCACTCTAATCCTTACTGCCATATTAGCCAAAAATACAAATAATAGCGCTGTTCAAGATTACATAAAGTTTAATTTTATTTTTGCCAAACTTGTGATTACCTCGGACAGTGCCCTTAACACCAATAAAGGCTCTATTTTTAACCACCTTCTCACTGCCATTGACCCTGCTGCTATTTTTAGCATTACCGAAGATAGCAGTGGCTTATTCAGCCTCAACAACAACACCTTAACCTTCAACGCTACCAACACCAACACAACATCCTACACCGTCAAAATCAAAGCCACCACCGGCACCAGAGTCAACCAAAACGCCGAACAAACCATTACCATTACCGTTAACGACACCCCACTACAACAAAAGCCATCCGTCAATGTTAGCAAGAAACAAACCATTACCCAAGTTACCCTTGAAGCCGCAGCCACCGACCCCGACGGCGACGACAACGCCTTAACTTACCAATGGACGCAAACTGCTGGCACTCCTTCCGTTACTCTTGCAAACGCCAACACTGCCACTGCCACCTTTACCCCCACCGATGCCATGAGTGGGAAAACCCTTACCTTTAAAGTAACCGTTACTGACACTGACAACAAAACAACTGAAGTCAGTATCAGTGTAACAATTACTCGTGCGCTCACCATTATTACCGATAACATTGTCACACCTGAAAATGCAGATAAAATAATAACTTTGGTTGCCAACAAAGAAGGTGCAACCTTTGTTATTGTAGAGGGTGCAGATGCAAGTAGATTTACCATAAATGGCAACGACCTAACTTTTAAAGCCACCGACTACGAAAAAGAAAAAGACAGTAAAACTTACAGCGTCAATATAAAAGCCACCAAAGGTGATGAAACTGCAACCAAAACCATCACTGTTACTCTAACAAATATCGACGAAGCCCCAACCAACCTAATCATCACTGGCGGTGGCAAAATCGACACTGGCAAAATCGTTACCTTAACTGCTCACGCTGATGATGTTGACAGCGAAATAACTTACACATGGACACAAACCACTGGCACGCCGCTTAATAAAGACTTAACAAACACCCCAACTATCAGCTTTACCACCACCCCAGTCATGGAGGGTGAAACCTTCACCTTTAAAGTGGTTGCAACAGGCGATGGACAAACTATTGAAACCACTACCACCGTTACTGTCAACAACGCCGAAACCACAGCCATTGCCAAAGCTGCAGCCATACGCAAAGAAAGCAAAGCTGCCGTTAAAATCCTACTCTCTCGTGTTAGCAAAACCATCATTAGCAGATTATCCTACCTCCGTCACCAACAAAACAAACGCAGCAACTTTGACGCCAATGGCTTTGCCGAAGGCATCCAAGTCAATTTTGCCGATACCCAAACCAACACTCTCGTTAACCATATATTAAACGCCAATGAACTCAACAACACCATCAAAACCCCAATTCCCAAAATCAACTCTTGGGACACTTGGACGAGTGCCAAAATCGTCATCGGTGAAAGCAACGGAGAAAACACAGACAAAACTAAATTCAGTCTAAAATCCTTTAATATTGGCATTGACAAACAACTAAACCGAGACACAACCCTCGGCTTCTCCCTCGGTTTCGGCAAAGAAGAGCGCACCGTTACAGGCAACGATTTCTCAGGCGATGTGGACACCAACCAATGGAGTCTCTCCAGCTACGGTGCATTAGAAATTGACAAACAAAATAGCATCGAAGCCATCCTTGGCATCACCCAAGGGGCGCACAAAACCAATGTTATTAATCAAAACAGTAATAGCTTATTCGCTAGCATCGCCTACCGTGCCAACCTACAAACAGACGAATTTAACCTGTCTCCCTTCCTCCGCTACGACATCAACAGCATCAAAATAACCGACAACATCCTTACTTCCGAAACGGCCACTGACAACAACTTCGCTATTGGCATCGACATCAACAATGAAGTCGCTTACCAAAACAGCAAACTGAACCATTTTCTCTCTGTAGAATACAAAGCCAACCTCGGTCAAAATGACGACGAAGAGGACTATCTCAGTCAAAATGCCAAACAAGAAATCGAACTAAAAATCGGCATTGATTATCAAGAAGGCGATACCAGTACCTCCGTCAACTACCAACGCATCCAATCCACCAACAACGAAGCCTACAGCAACATCATCGAAGGCACCCTCCGCTGGAAGTTCTAA